A window of Gammaproteobacteria bacterium contains these coding sequences:
- the cysN gene encoding sulfate adenylyltransferase subunit CysN → MDLLRFSTAGSVDDGKSTLIGRLLYDSKSIFEDQLKAIELTTQRRGGAIVDLSLLTDGLQAEREQGITIDVAYRYFATPKRKFIIADTPGHEQYTRNMVTGASTANLAIILIDARKGMLIQSRRHAYIAHLLGIPHIVVAVNKMDLVDYAQDIYQTIRSEFSAFADKLGIKDVRYIPLSAWYGDNVVDKGANMPWYQDETLLDVLETVKIAQDINQRDFRFPVQYVCRPPDMQDFRGYMGRIESGRVTVGDEITVLPVGLRSHIKEIVTYDGPLRTACAPQSVTLTLTDEIDISRGNMLVRSAQPPRVDKEFSAMLCWMSNEPFAPHRKYLIKHTTQTVKAMMPEIEYKVDINTLAHNAAAELKMNDIARVRVKTLKPLLCDSYRDNRATGAFIVIDEHSNNTVAAGMIA, encoded by the coding sequence ATGGACCTATTACGCTTCAGCACCGCAGGCAGCGTGGACGACGGCAAGAGCACGCTCATCGGCCGTTTGCTCTACGACTCCAAATCCATCTTCGAGGATCAACTCAAGGCTATCGAACTCACCACGCAGCGCCGTGGCGGCGCCATCGTGGACTTGTCCCTGCTCACCGACGGCCTGCAGGCCGAGCGCGAGCAGGGCATCACCATAGACGTCGCCTACCGCTACTTCGCCACCCCCAAGCGGAAATTCATCATCGCCGACACCCCCGGCCACGAGCAATACACGCGCAACATGGTGACCGGCGCCAGCACCGCCAATCTTGCCATCATACTTATTGATGCGCGCAAGGGTATGCTTATTCAGTCACGGCGTCACGCCTACATCGCCCATCTGCTCGGCATCCCGCACATCGTCGTGGCGGTGAACAAGATGGACCTGGTGGATTACGCCCAAGATATTTACCAAACCATACGCTCCGAGTTCAGCGCCTTTGCCGATAAGCTGGGTATCAAAGACGTGCGCTATATTCCTCTCTCCGCCTGGTACGGCGACAACGTGGTGGACAAGGGCGCGAACATGCCCTGGTATCAGGACGAAACCTTGCTGGATGTTTTGGAGACGGTAAAAATCGCCCAGGACATCAATCAGCGTGATTTTCGCTTCCCGGTCCAGTACGTATGCCGCCCTCCAGATATGCAGGACTTCCGTGGCTACATGGGTCGCATCGAATCGGGGAGGGTCACGGTGGGAGACGAAATCACCGTGTTGCCTGTAGGGCTACGCTCCCATATCAAGGAGATTGTTACCTATGACGGCCCGCTGCGCACCGCCTGTGCGCCGCAATCCGTCACCCTCACGCTCACCGACGAGATTGATATTTCCCGCGGCAACATGTTGGTGCGCTCCGCGCAGCCGCCGCGAGTGGACAAGGAATTCAGCGCCATGCTGTGCTGGATGAGTAACGAACCGTTTGCGCCCCATCGCAAATATCTCATCAAACACACCACGCAAACCGTCAAGGCCATGATGCCTGAGATCGAATACAAGGTGGACATCAACACTTTGGCGCACAACGCGGCGGCTGAATTAAAGATGAATGACATCGCGCGCGTGCGCGTCAAGACCCTTAAGCCGCTGCTGTGTGATTCCTACCGCGACAACCGCGCCACCGGCGCCTTCATCGTCATAGACG